In a genomic window of Aggregatimonas sangjinii:
- a CDS encoding peptidase M61, producing MRKLVCSSLSVMLLLGCGATKTLVTADKTPIMVSMDLKNVTDDKVMVSIDPGAFTSDSVSFRIPKTVPGTYSTDDYGKYIEGLKALDYDGATLAVTKADDNTWNIANAKALDKITYYVNDTFDSENEQEEAVFSPAGTNILAGENFMLNLHGFVGYFKGYEEVPYELGISKPSDLEATTSLPKKVDDVENVDADVFTAGRYFEVIDNPILYAKPNTETFQINDITVTLSVYSPNGTYTAASLKDRMEKMMTAQKAFLGDIDSTKEYSILLYLSQMGDTDANGFGALEHHTSTVVVLPEVMQKEALEQAMVDVVSHEFFHIVTPLNVHSNEIQYFDFNNPQMSQHLWMYEGTTEYFANLFQIHEGLIDETEFYKRIMDKIENASSYNDRLSFTEMSKNVLEEPYKDEYGNVYEKGALINMALDIRLRELSNGEKGVLWLMKELSKKYGDSTPFEDDALIDEIVAMTYPEIRTFFDMHVLGDTPIDYDSYLVKVGLTNAEQEIESGYFLKGEVPYIDVDQKNDNAIFIRKGIALNSFFTGLGVQGGDIIKSINDTPINLEAIRGIIGTSFGWTPETPVKMVVERDGAEMTVEGLAGKAMVNEKKIVPLENASDEQIVLRNAWMKG from the coding sequence ATGAGAAAATTAGTATGTAGTTCCCTGTCCGTAATGCTTTTGCTTGGTTGTGGCGCCACGAAGACGTTGGTAACCGCCGATAAGACGCCCATAATGGTTTCGATGGATCTGAAAAATGTGACCGATGATAAAGTAATGGTCAGTATCGATCCCGGGGCATTCACTTCGGATAGCGTTTCGTTTCGGATTCCAAAAACCGTTCCGGGCACATATAGCACGGATGATTATGGTAAATACATCGAAGGATTAAAGGCCCTGGATTACGACGGTGCAACCCTGGCTGTTACCAAGGCAGATGATAATACATGGAATATCGCCAATGCCAAAGCATTGGATAAGATTACCTACTACGTAAACGATACCTTCGATTCTGAAAACGAACAGGAAGAAGCGGTATTCTCGCCAGCGGGAACGAATATTCTTGCGGGAGAGAATTTTATGCTCAATCTGCATGGTTTCGTTGGATACTTCAAAGGTTATGAAGAAGTCCCTTACGAACTTGGTATTAGCAAGCCTTCCGATTTGGAGGCAACAACATCCCTTCCGAAGAAGGTCGACGACGTGGAAAATGTTGATGCCGACGTCTTTACCGCGGGCCGTTATTTTGAGGTCATCGATAATCCCATTCTATATGCCAAACCGAATACAGAGACCTTTCAAATCAATGATATCACAGTAACCCTCAGCGTGTATTCTCCGAACGGCACCTACACCGCAGCCAGTCTAAAGGACCGAATGGAAAAGATGATGACTGCCCAAAAGGCTTTTCTAGGTGATATCGACAGTACCAAGGAATACAGCATCCTATTGTATCTTTCTCAAATGGGCGATACCGATGCAAATGGTTTTGGAGCTTTGGAACACCATACTTCCACCGTAGTGGTACTGCCCGAGGTAATGCAAAAAGAAGCGTTGGAGCAGGCGATGGTCGACGTGGTTTCGCACGAATTTTTCCATATCGTCACACCCTTGAACGTGCATTCGAACGAAATTCAGTATTTCGATTTCAACAATCCTCAAATGTCACAACATTTGTGGATGTACGAAGGCACGACGGAATATTTTGCCAATCTATTCCAGATTCATGAAGGGCTTATCGATGAGACCGAGTTCTACAAACGTATCATGGATAAAATCGAGAATGCCTCCTCTTACAACGACAGATTGTCTTTTACAGAAATGAGTAAAAACGTATTGGAAGAACCCTATAAAGACGAATATGGGAATGTGTATGAAAAAGGGGCTTTGATCAATATGGCCTTGGATATTCGCTTGCGTGAATTGAGCAATGGAGAAAAGGGAGTGCTATGGTTGATGAAGGAACTTTCTAAAAAATACGGGGATAGCACCCCTTTTGAAGACGATGCCCTTATCGATGAAATCGTAGCCATGACCTACCCGGAAATACGAACCTTCTTCGATATGCATGTATTGGGAGACACCCCCATAGACTACGATTCCTATTTGGTAAAAGTGGGGCTGACCAATGCCGAGCAGGAGATTGAAAGCGGTTACTTTCTCAAAGGAGAGGTGCCGTATATTGACGTTGATCAGAAAAATGATAATGCTATTTTCATCCGTAAAGGTATCGCACTCAATAGTTTCTTTACGGGTCTTGGTGTGCAAGGTGGTGATATCATAAAAAGCATAAATGACACCCCTATAAACCTCGAGGCCATTCGTGGAATTATCGGAACGAGTTTCGGTTGGACACCCGAAACACCCGTTAAAATGGTCGTTGAACGGGATGGGGCCGAAATGACCGTAGAGGGTCTTGCCGGAAAGGCCATGGTGAACGAAAAGAAAATCGTTCCTCTGGAAAACGCGAGCGATGAGCAGATCGTCTTACGCAACGCTTGGATGAAAGGATAA
- the pyrH gene encoding UMP kinase: MHYKRILLKLSGEALMGEKQYGIDSKRLEEYADEIKEVVDKGIEVAIVIGGGNIFRGLAGAATGMDRVQADHMGMLATVINGLALQSALELKGVQTRLQSAIKINEMAEPFIRRRAMRHLEKGRVVIFGGGTGNPYFTTDSAAVLRAIEIEADVILKGTRVDGIYTADPEKDVNATKFDTLSFKEVLSKGLKVMDTTAFTLSQENSLPIVVFDMNKTGNLSKIVDGQNIGTVVNV, encoded by the coding sequence ATGCACTATAAACGAATACTTTTAAAATTAAGTGGCGAAGCGCTCATGGGCGAGAAGCAATATGGGATAGACTCAAAAAGACTAGAGGAATACGCCGACGAAATAAAAGAGGTAGTCGATAAGGGCATTGAAGTGGCCATTGTTATCGGGGGTGGCAACATTTTCCGTGGATTGGCCGGAGCCGCTACAGGTATGGATCGTGTTCAGGCAGATCATATGGGTATGTTGGCCACCGTGATCAACGGTTTAGCGTTGCAAAGCGCCCTAGAGCTAAAAGGCGTACAGACGCGACTACAGTCCGCGATTAAAATCAACGAAATGGCCGAACCGTTCATCAGAAGACGGGCCATGCGCCATTTGGAAAAAGGCCGAGTGGTCATTTTTGGTGGCGGTACGGGCAACCCTTATTTTACGACCGATTCGGCCGCCGTACTTCGGGCGATAGAAATCGAGGCGGACGTGATTTTAAAAGGAACGCGCGTAGATGGCATCTATACCGCAGACCCTGAAAAAGATGTGAACGCTACAAAATTCGATACCCTATCATTTAAGGAAGTATTGAGTAAAGGTTTAAAAGTAATGGATACAACAGCCTTTACACTTAGCCAAGAAAATTCTTTGCCGATCGTGGTTTTCGACATGAACAAAACGGGCAACCTTTCGAAGATAGTTGACGGGCAAAACATCGGTACGGTCGTAAATGTGTAG
- a CDS encoding RNA polymerase sigma factor, with the protein MQEPTNNALMLKVKAGDVDKLGLLYERHKKRLFGFFYNMNRNASLSEDLVQNVFVRMLKYKHTYTGEGSFTAWMFRTARNVNFDYYRRNKIAFHQSEVASVAYKLEDSNAVEKDMEQKDDISVLHRAMQILAPEEREVLILSKFKEMKFSQISEILGCTEGAAKVKAHRALKELRTIFLQLETR; encoded by the coding sequence ATGCAAGAACCAACCAACAATGCATTAATGCTCAAAGTAAAGGCAGGCGATGTCGATAAGCTGGGACTGCTGTACGAGCGTCATAAAAAGCGACTTTTCGGATTTTTTTATAACATGAACCGAAACGCGTCCTTAAGTGAAGACCTGGTACAAAATGTCTTTGTTCGCATGCTCAAGTATAAACATACCTATACCGGTGAAGGTTCGTTTACGGCTTGGATGTTCCGTACGGCGCGCAATGTGAATTTCGATTACTATCGAAGAAATAAAATCGCGTTTCATCAGAGCGAAGTAGCTTCCGTTGCCTATAAACTTGAGGATTCGAATGCTGTTGAAAAGGATATGGAACAAAAAGACGACATATCGGTATTGCATCGGGCCATGCAAATATTGGCTCCCGAAGAACGGGAAGTCCTGATATTGAGCAAATTTAAGGAGATGAAATTCAGTCAGATAAGTGAGATTTTAGGATGCACTGAGGGGGCAGCCAAAGTAAAGGCGCACCGAGCGTTGAAAGAGTTGCGAACGATTTTTCTACAATTGGAAACAAGATAG
- the frr gene encoding ribosome recycling factor has translation MNEEISFILDTCKEAMEAAISHLEKEFVKIRAGKASPAMLSSVMVDYYGSQTPLHQVANVNTPDGRTITAQPWEKAMLPEIEKAIMNANLGFNPMSNGESIIINVPPLTEERRIQLAKQAKAEAEHAKVGVRNARQEANKDIRALDDASDDLKDNAETDVQELTDKYTKKIDTFLEAKEAEIMKV, from the coding sequence ATGAACGAAGAAATCAGTTTTATTCTTGACACTTGTAAAGAGGCCATGGAAGCCGCAATTTCCCATTTGGAGAAGGAATTCGTAAAAATTAGGGCAGGGAAAGCCAGCCCTGCGATGCTTTCCTCGGTCATGGTAGACTACTACGGGTCACAGACCCCATTGCATCAAGTGGCGAACGTTAACACGCCGGACGGGAGAACGATTACGGCCCAACCTTGGGAGAAGGCCATGCTGCCGGAAATCGAAAAAGCCATCATGAACGCCAATCTCGGTTTCAACCCTATGAGCAACGGGGAAAGCATTATCATTAATGTACCACCCTTGACGGAGGAACGCCGTATTCAATTGGCGAAACAGGCCAAAGCGGAAGCCGAACACGCAAAAGTCGGTGTTCGTAATGCGCGCCAAGAGGCCAATAAGGACATACGAGCCTTAGATGATGCCTCCGATGATCTTAAAGATAACGCCGAGACCGATGTTCAGGAATTAACGGACAAGTACACCAAAAAAATAGACACCTTTTTAGAGGCCAAGGAGGCAGAGATCATGAAGGTGTAA
- a CDS encoding efflux RND transporter permease subunit — translation MVAKLTQGFWAKTANIILRNRILILLMVVGMTVFLGFQWDKMRFSNSQANLLPDDHPVNVEYQSFLKKFGEEGNAIVFAIRDSSLFTPENFNRWNKFSKQLAAFPEVDLVISTENLKELVKDNDKQQFTMRPLITSESRTKAEVDSIKNHLFNNMPFYDNLLFNASSGTVRTVANLDSDIVNTTVRKDFILQDLKNLVSRFEQDTGMDVRVSGMPYIRTMNSQNIIDEIGKFILAALGVTSLIFFFFFRSFRATFISMLVVIVGVMWAFGTLGLLQYEITVLTALIPPLIIVIGIPNCIFLINKYQQEVKKHGNQALSLQRVIAKIGNATLMTNVTTASGFATFIITDSKLLKEFGVVASINILGIFILSLLIIPIVYSFMPLPKTKHLKHLNKRWIDTFVNWMENIVRNKRISVYVVSLILLIASIIGIYQIRISGSIIEDMPKNAEFFKDIRFFEQEFDGIMPVEIVVDTKTPRGVLKPANLKRIDRLGTLIDETPELSKPVSIVNLVKYSKQAFYNGIPKYYQLPTSQENTFIMDVAKNSADNGNMLNSFVDSTGQTARITTFMQDVKTERMEAIEADLNENISKIFPSERFNVYMTGGALIFLKGTKYLVKNLILSLALAIGLIALFMAYLFRSFRMIIISLIPNLLPLVVTAGVMGFVGVPIKPSTILVFSIAFGISVDDTIHFLAKYRQELLANNWKIKVSVYAALRETGVSMFYTSIVLFFGFSVFIISNFGGTVALGALVSATLLFAMLANLILLPSLLLSLERNIANKKVLKEPQIDILPQDGNDAG, via the coding sequence ATGGTAGCAAAACTTACACAAGGTTTTTGGGCCAAAACGGCCAATATCATCCTCAGGAATCGAATTTTGATTCTGCTTATGGTTGTGGGGATGACGGTTTTTCTAGGCTTTCAATGGGATAAGATGCGTTTTTCGAATTCCCAAGCCAACCTCTTGCCTGATGACCATCCCGTTAACGTAGAATACCAATCCTTTCTCAAAAAGTTCGGCGAGGAAGGCAATGCCATTGTTTTTGCCATACGCGATAGCAGCCTGTTTACGCCCGAAAATTTTAACCGCTGGAACAAATTCAGCAAGCAATTGGCGGCATTCCCGGAAGTAGATTTGGTCATCTCCACCGAAAACCTGAAGGAACTCGTCAAGGACAACGACAAGCAACAGTTTACCATGCGCCCGTTGATCACTTCGGAATCGCGCACCAAAGCGGAAGTCGATAGCATCAAAAACCACCTTTTCAACAACATGCCGTTCTACGACAATCTCTTGTTCAATGCATCGAGTGGTACGGTTCGTACGGTAGCGAACCTAGACTCCGATATCGTAAACACGACCGTTCGAAAAGATTTTATTTTACAAGACCTCAAAAACCTGGTCAGCCGTTTCGAGCAAGATACAGGCATGGACGTTCGAGTTTCGGGTATGCCCTATATTCGTACGATGAACTCCCAAAACATCATCGATGAGATCGGGAAGTTCATCTTGGCCGCACTAGGGGTGACCTCTTTGATTTTCTTTTTCTTCTTTAGGAGTTTCCGGGCGACCTTTATTTCGATGCTCGTGGTTATCGTAGGGGTCATGTGGGCCTTTGGAACCCTCGGTTTATTGCAATATGAGATTACCGTGCTTACGGCATTGATTCCTCCGCTGATCATCGTTATCGGTATTCCGAACTGTATTTTCCTTATTAACAAATACCAACAAGAAGTCAAAAAACATGGGAATCAAGCCCTTTCCCTACAACGGGTAATCGCTAAAATAGGGAACGCTACCTTAATGACCAATGTGACCACGGCCTCCGGATTTGCCACCTTCATTATTACTGACAGCAAATTACTAAAGGAGTTTGGTGTGGTAGCCTCCATAAATATCCTGGGTATTTTTATCCTTTCCCTTTTGATTATTCCCATAGTGTACAGTTTTATGCCGTTGCCGAAAACGAAACACCTTAAGCATCTGAACAAACGCTGGATAGACACCTTCGTCAATTGGATGGAAAACATTGTACGCAACAAACGGATTTCGGTATATGTGGTCTCCCTCATCCTTTTGATCGCCAGCATTATCGGTATTTATCAAATACGTATTTCGGGAAGCATCATCGAAGACATGCCCAAAAATGCGGAGTTCTTCAAAGACATTCGCTTTTTCGAGCAGGAGTTTGACGGTATCATGCCCGTAGAAATCGTTGTCGATACCAAAACGCCACGTGGCGTACTGAAACCTGCCAATCTCAAGAGAATCGATCGCCTAGGCACGCTGATCGATGAAACGCCCGAACTATCCAAACCCGTTTCCATCGTGAACCTGGTTAAATATTCGAAGCAGGCTTTTTACAACGGAATTCCCAAATACTATCAATTGCCCACCTCGCAGGAGAATACCTTTATCATGGATGTTGCCAAAAATTCCGCGGACAACGGCAACATGCTCAATTCATTTGTTGACAGTACTGGTCAAACTGCACGTATAACCACCTTCATGCAAGACGTAAAAACGGAACGTATGGAAGCCATTGAGGCCGATCTCAATGAGAACATTTCGAAAATTTTTCCGAGCGAACGTTTTAATGTGTACATGACGGGAGGCGCACTTATTTTCTTAAAGGGCACGAAATATTTGGTTAAAAATCTAATTTTATCGCTTGCGCTGGCCATCGGTCTGATCGCCCTTTTTATGGCCTATCTGTTTCGCTCGTTCCGGATGATCATTATCTCTTTGATTCCGAATCTGTTACCCTTGGTCGTTACCGCTGGGGTCATGGGTTTTGTGGGGGTTCCTATTAAGCCTTCCACGATTTTGGTATTTAGTATCGCCTTTGGCATTTCCGTAGACGACACGATTCACTTTCTCGCCAAATACCGACAGGAATTGCTCGCCAATAATTGGAAGATCAAGGTCTCCGTTTATGCCGCCTTGCGGGAAACAGGGGTAAGCATGTTCTATACTTCCATCGTATTGTTCTTTGGGTTTTCGGTCTTTATCATTTCGAATTTCGGCGGTACTGTTGCTTTGGGCGCATTGGTTTCTGCAACCCTGTTGTTCGCCATGCTCGCCAACTTGATACTCCTACCCTCTTTGCTCTTATCGCTCGAGCGGAATATCGCCAACAAGAAAGTGCTCAAAGAGCCGCAAATCGATATTCTTCCCCAAGATGGGAACGATGCCGGTTAA